Proteins encoded by one window of Dryocola sp. LX212:
- the infA gene encoding translation initiation factor IF-1, which produces MAKEDNIEMQGTVLDTLPNTMFRVELENGHVVTAHISGKMRKNYIRILTGDKVTVELTPYDLSKGRIVFRSR; this is translated from the coding sequence ATGGCCAAAGAAGACAATATTGAAATGCAGGGTACCGTTCTTGATACGTTACCTAACACCATGTTCCGCGTTGAGCTGGAAAACGGGCACGTGGTAACCGCTCATATCTCCGGTAAAATGCGTAAAAACTATATCCGCATCCTGACGGGTGACAAAGTCACTGTAGAGCTGACCCCGTACGACCTGAGCAAAGGCCGCATTGTCTTCCGTAGTCGTTAA
- the cspD gene encoding cold shock-like protein CspD — translation METGTVKWFNNAKGFGFICPEGGGEDIFAHYSTIQMDGYRTLKAGQVVRFDVHQGPKGNHASLILPLEVEAAVA, via the coding sequence ATGGAGACGGGTACAGTTAAATGGTTCAATAACGCCAAAGGGTTCGGCTTCATCTGCCCCGAAGGCGGCGGCGAAGATATTTTCGCACACTACTCCACCATTCAGATGGATGGGTACAGAACGTTAAAAGCCGGGCAAGTTGTCAGGTTTGATGTACATCAGGGGCCAAAGGGCAATCACGCCAGTCTTATCCTTCCACTCGAAGTGGAAGCGGCGGTTGCCTAG
- the clpS gene encoding ATP-dependent Clp protease adapter ClpS: MGKTNDWLDFDQLVGDKLREALKPPSMYKVMLMNDDYTPMEFVIDVLQKFFSYDVERATQLMLTVHYQGKAICGVFTAEVAETKVALVNQYARENEHPLLCTLEQA; encoded by the coding sequence ATGGGTAAGACGAACGACTGGTTAGACTTTGACCAATTAGTGGGCGATAAACTGCGCGAAGCGCTTAAACCACCCTCTATGTATAAAGTGATGTTAATGAACGATGACTACACGCCGATGGAATTTGTTATTGACGTGCTGCAAAAGTTCTTTTCTTATGATGTAGAGCGAGCCACACAGCTGATGCTCACGGTTCATTATCAGGGGAAGGCCATCTGCGGGGTATTTACTGCGGAAGTGGCAGAAACCAAAGTAGCGCTGGTGAACCAGTATGCCAGGGAGAACGAGCATCCGCTGCTGTGTACGCTAGAACAAGCCTGA
- the aat gene encoding leucyl/phenylalanyl-tRNA--protein transferase, translating to MRLIQLSRDSIAFPSPEGALREPNGLLALGGDLSPARLLMAYQRGIFPWFSPGDPILWWSPDPRAVLYPEQFHLSRSMKRFHSRSPFRVTLNHAFEKVITGCAQDREEGTWITQDIVEAYQRLHELGYAHSIEVWEGEELVGGMYGVIQGALFCGESMFSRRENASKTALLVFCRHFLRHGGRLIDCQVLNSHTASLGAIEIPRRDYLRHLADLRTEHLISHCWVPQTLPD from the coding sequence ATGCGCCTGATACAGCTTTCTCGTGACTCTATCGCCTTCCCCTCTCCGGAAGGCGCGTTGCGTGAACCGAATGGGTTACTGGCACTAGGGGGCGATCTCAGCCCGGCCAGACTGCTGATGGCGTACCAGCGCGGGATTTTTCCTTGGTTCTCGCCGGGGGATCCTATCCTGTGGTGGTCCCCGGATCCCAGGGCCGTGCTCTATCCGGAGCAATTTCACCTCAGCCGCAGCATGAAGCGCTTCCACAGCCGCTCGCCGTTCCGGGTGACGCTCAACCATGCTTTTGAAAAAGTCATTACCGGCTGCGCCCAAGATCGTGAAGAGGGTACGTGGATTACCCAGGATATCGTAGAGGCCTATCAGCGCCTGCATGAGCTGGGCTACGCGCATTCTATTGAGGTCTGGGAAGGCGAAGAGCTGGTTGGCGGCATGTACGGGGTGATTCAGGGGGCGTTATTCTGCGGCGAGTCCATGTTCAGCCGCCGGGAGAATGCCTCTAAAACAGCGCTGCTGGTATTCTGTCGGCACTTTTTGCGCCACGGCGGCAGGTTGATTGACTGTCAGGTTCTGAACAGCCATACCGCGTCTCTGGGAGCCATCGAGATCCCCCGCCGGGATTATCTCCGCCACCTGGCCGATTTACGTACGGAGCATCTAATTTCCCACTGTTGGGTGCCACAAACCCTACCGGACTAA
- the macB gene encoding macrolide ABC transporter ATP-binding protein/permease MacB yields MTALLELKEIRRSYPSGDEQVEVLKGVSITIEAGEMVAIVGASGSGKSTLMNILGCLDKPSGGSYKVAGVDVSALNSDELATLRREHFGFIFQRYHLLSHLNATQNVEVPAVYAGTARVYRQQRARALLMRLGLAERVDYLPSQLSGGQQQRVSIARALMNGGQVILADEPTGALDSHSGEEVMATLKQLCEQGHTVIIVTHDPTVAAQAQRIIEIHDGEIISNPPSISRDVKAKSDAATRPTASGIKQTISSFREAFSMAWLALAANKMRTLLTMLGIIIGIASVVSIVIVGDAAKQLVLEDIRAIGTNTIDVYPGKDFGDDDPQYQQALKYADLAAIEQQPWVTSATPSISSNLRLRYGNVDAAASVNGVNGKYFDVYGMTMSQGTTFNSEQLAGRAQVVVLDSNSKRQLFPNKANVIGEVILVGNMPATVIGVAEEKQSMFGSSKVLRVWLPYNTMAGRVMGQSWLNTITVRVKDGYDSHEAELQLNRMLELRHGKKDFFTYNMDGLLKTAEKTTRTLQLFLTLVAVISLLVGGIGVMNIMLVSVTERTKEIGIRMAVGARASDVLQQFLIEAVLVCLVGGALGISLSLLIAFTLGLFLPGWQIGFSPMALLTAFACSTATGVLFGWLPARNAARLNPIDALARE; encoded by the coding sequence ATGACGGCACTGCTTGAGCTCAAGGAAATTCGCCGCAGCTACCCCTCCGGGGACGAGCAGGTTGAAGTGCTCAAAGGTGTCAGCATCACGATTGAAGCGGGTGAGATGGTGGCGATTGTCGGGGCGTCCGGCTCCGGCAAGTCCACGCTGATGAACATACTCGGCTGCCTGGATAAACCTTCGGGCGGCAGCTATAAAGTGGCGGGGGTGGACGTCTCCGCGCTGAACAGCGACGAGCTGGCAACCCTTCGTCGGGAACATTTTGGTTTTATCTTCCAGCGCTATCATCTGCTGTCGCACCTCAACGCGACGCAAAACGTTGAGGTTCCCGCCGTGTATGCGGGAACGGCCCGGGTCTACCGCCAGCAGCGCGCCCGCGCTTTGCTGATGCGGCTGGGGCTGGCGGAGCGGGTTGACTATCTCCCCTCGCAGCTTTCGGGTGGCCAGCAGCAGCGAGTGAGTATCGCCCGCGCCCTGATGAACGGCGGGCAAGTTATTCTTGCCGATGAGCCGACCGGGGCGCTGGACAGCCATTCCGGCGAAGAGGTGATGGCCACGCTCAAGCAACTGTGCGAGCAGGGGCACACGGTGATTATCGTTACCCACGATCCGACGGTTGCCGCCCAGGCGCAGCGCATCATCGAGATCCACGACGGCGAAATTATCAGCAATCCTCCTTCCATCTCACGGGACGTAAAGGCAAAAAGCGATGCGGCTACGCGCCCGACGGCTTCCGGCATAAAACAAACCATCAGCAGCTTCCGCGAGGCGTTTTCAATGGCCTGGCTGGCGCTGGCCGCCAATAAGATGCGCACCCTACTGACCATGCTGGGGATTATTATCGGCATCGCCTCGGTGGTGTCGATAGTTATAGTGGGCGATGCGGCAAAGCAGCTGGTGCTCGAGGATATTCGCGCAATAGGCACCAACACTATCGACGTCTATCCCGGCAAGGATTTTGGCGATGACGATCCGCAGTACCAGCAGGCGCTGAAGTACGCCGACCTGGCGGCGATTGAACAGCAGCCGTGGGTAACGTCCGCAACGCCGTCCATCTCCAGCAATCTGCGGTTACGCTACGGCAACGTGGACGCGGCCGCGAGCGTCAACGGCGTTAACGGCAAATATTTTGACGTCTACGGCATGACCATGAGCCAGGGCACCACCTTCAACAGCGAGCAGCTTGCCGGGCGTGCCCAGGTCGTTGTGCTGGACAGCAACAGTAAGCGTCAGCTGTTCCCGAACAAGGCTAACGTGATCGGCGAGGTGATCCTGGTAGGCAATATGCCCGCCACGGTCATTGGCGTGGCGGAAGAGAAGCAGTCGATGTTTGGCAGCAGCAAGGTGCTGCGCGTCTGGCTGCCCTACAATACCATGGCCGGGCGGGTGATGGGGCAGAGCTGGCTCAACACCATTACCGTTCGCGTGAAGGATGGCTATGACAGCCATGAAGCAGAGCTGCAGCTTAACCGCATGCTCGAGCTGCGCCACGGCAAGAAAGATTTTTTCACCTACAATATGGACGGGCTGTTGAAAACGGCGGAAAAGACCACACGTACTCTACAGCTGTTCCTGACGCTGGTGGCGGTGATTTCTCTGCTGGTGGGCGGTATCGGGGTGATGAATATCATGCTGGTATCGGTGACCGAGCGTACGAAAGAGATCGGGATCCGTATGGCGGTAGGGGCCAGGGCAAGCGACGTTTTACAGCAGTTTTTAATCGAAGCCGTACTGGTTTGTCTGGTGGGCGGGGCGCTGGGGATTTCGCTTTCGCTGCTGATAGCCTTCACGCTGGGGCTGTTTTTACCCGGCTGGCAGATTGGCTTCTCGCCGATGGCGCTGCTCACCGCGTTTGCCTGCTCAACCGCGACAGGCGTGCTGTTCGGCTGGCTGCCCGCGCGTAACGCTGCAAGGCTGAACCCGATTGACGCGCTGGCGAGGGAGTAG
- the clpA gene encoding ATP-dependent Clp protease ATP-binding subunit ClpA: MLNQELELSLNMAFARAREHRHEFMTVEHLLLALLSNPSAREALEACTVDLVALRQELEAFIEQTTPVLPASEEERDTQPTLSFQRVLQRAVFHVQSSGRSEVTGANVLVAIFSEQESQAAYLLRKHEVSRLDVVNFISHGTRKDEPNQAPGADNPVNEEQAGGEERMENFTTNLNQLARVGGIDPLIGRDKELERAIQVLCRRRKNNPLLVGESGVGKTAIAEGLAWRIVQGDVPEVMADCTIYSLDIGSLLAGTKYRGDFEKRFKALLKQLEQDQNSILFIDEIHTIIGAGAASGGQVDAANLIKPLLSGGKIRVIGSTTYQEFSNIFEKDRALARRFQKIDITEPSVEETVQIINGLKTKYEAHHDVRYTAKAIRAAVELAVKYINDRHLPDKAIDVIDEAGARSRLMPVSKRKKTVNVADIETVVARIARIPEKSVSASDRDTLKNLGDRLKMLVFGQDKAIEALTEAIKMSRAGLGQDHKPVGSFLFAGPTGVGKTEVTVQLAKSLGIELLRFDMSEYMERHTVSRLIGAPPGYVGFDQGGLLTDAVLKHPHAVLLLDEIEKAHPDVFNLLLQVMDNGTLTDNNGRKADFRNVILVMTTNAGVRETERKSIGLIRQDNSTDAMEEIKKIFTPEFRNRLDNIIWFNHLSTEVIHQVVDKFIVELQVQLDQKGVSLEVSQEARDWLAEKGYDRAMGARPMTRVIQDNLKKPLANELLFGSLVDGGQVTVALENNQLTYNFVSAQKRKPEAAH; this comes from the coding sequence ATGCTCAATCAAGAACTGGAACTCAGTTTAAACATGGCTTTCGCCAGAGCGCGCGAGCACCGACATGAGTTTATGACCGTCGAGCATCTGTTACTGGCTTTGCTCAGTAACCCATCGGCCCGGGAAGCGCTGGAAGCGTGTACCGTGGATCTGGTGGCGCTGCGTCAGGAACTTGAAGCCTTCATCGAACAAACCACACCGGTGCTGCCTGCCAGTGAAGAAGAGCGAGATACGCAACCTACGCTCAGCTTCCAGCGTGTTCTGCAGCGCGCGGTTTTCCACGTCCAGTCTTCTGGCCGCAGTGAAGTAACCGGTGCCAACGTGCTGGTTGCCATCTTCAGCGAGCAGGAGTCCCAGGCAGCCTATCTGCTGCGCAAACACGAAGTCAGCCGTCTCGATGTGGTGAACTTCATCTCCCACGGCACGCGTAAAGACGAGCCAAACCAGGCGCCGGGTGCCGACAATCCGGTCAATGAAGAGCAAGCAGGCGGGGAGGAACGTATGGAAAACTTCACCACCAATCTCAACCAGCTTGCGCGCGTGGGCGGTATCGATCCGCTGATTGGCCGCGACAAGGAGCTTGAGCGAGCCATTCAGGTGCTATGTCGTCGCCGTAAGAACAACCCGCTGCTGGTGGGGGAGTCCGGCGTGGGTAAAACTGCTATTGCGGAGGGCCTGGCCTGGCGCATTGTGCAGGGCGACGTGCCTGAAGTCATGGCTGATTGTACGATCTACTCGCTGGATATCGGCTCGCTGCTGGCCGGGACTAAATATCGCGGTGACTTTGAGAAACGCTTTAAGGCGCTGCTTAAACAGCTTGAGCAGGATCAGAACAGCATCCTGTTTATCGATGAAATCCATACCATTATCGGCGCTGGTGCGGCCTCTGGCGGCCAGGTCGATGCGGCAAACTTAATCAAGCCGCTGCTTTCCGGCGGCAAGATCCGCGTTATCGGTTCAACCACCTATCAGGAGTTCAGCAACATCTTTGAAAAAGACCGCGCGCTGGCGCGCCGTTTCCAGAAGATAGATATCACTGAGCCAAGCGTTGAGGAGACCGTGCAGATCATCAACGGCCTGAAAACCAAGTACGAAGCGCACCACGACGTGCGCTATACCGCGAAAGCGATTCGTGCAGCGGTGGAGCTGGCGGTGAAGTACATCAACGACCGTCACCTGCCGGATAAAGCGATTGACGTTATCGACGAGGCCGGTGCTCGCAGCCGCCTGATGCCGGTAAGCAAGCGCAAGAAAACCGTTAACGTGGCGGATATTGAAACCGTGGTTGCCCGCATCGCGCGTATTCCGGAAAAAAGCGTCTCTGCGAGCGATCGCGATACGCTGAAAAATCTGGGCGACCGCCTGAAAATGCTGGTCTTTGGTCAGGATAAAGCCATTGAGGCGTTAACCGAAGCCATTAAGATGAGCCGTGCGGGTCTGGGGCAGGATCATAAACCGGTAGGCTCCTTCCTGTTTGCTGGCCCAACGGGCGTAGGTAAAACGGAAGTGACCGTACAGCTGGCTAAATCGCTGGGCATTGAGCTCCTGCGTTTCGATATGTCCGAGTACATGGAGCGCCATACGGTAAGCCGCCTGATTGGCGCGCCTCCGGGCTACGTTGGTTTTGACCAGGGTGGGCTGCTGACGGATGCGGTGCTCAAACATCCGCATGCGGTACTGCTGCTTGATGAGATAGAAAAAGCGCACCCGGACGTCTTTAACCTGCTGCTGCAGGTAATGGATAACGGCACGCTGACCGATAACAACGGGCGCAAAGCGGACTTCCGCAATGTGATTCTGGTGATGACCACTAACGCCGGCGTGCGTGAAACCGAACGTAAGTCTATTGGCCTGATTCGTCAGGACAACAGCACCGACGCCATGGAAGAGATCAAAAAGATCTTTACGCCGGAATTCCGCAACCGTCTGGACAACATCATCTGGTTCAACCACCTCTCCACCGAGGTGATTCATCAGGTGGTCGACAAATTTATTGTCGAGCTTCAGGTGCAGCTGGATCAGAAAGGCGTCTCGCTGGAAGTCAGCCAGGAAGCGCGTGACTGGCTGGCGGAGAAAGGTTATGACCGTGCCATGGGCGCTCGCCCTATGACGCGTGTCATTCAGGACAACCTGAAAAAACCGCTTGCCAACGAGCTGCTGTTTGGTTCACTGGTAGACGGCGGACAGGTGACCGTGGCGCTGGAGAATAACCAGCTGACCTACAACTTTGTCAGCGCCCAGAAGCGCAAGCCGGAAGCGGCACACTAG